GCCTCCTCGGCGCGGAAGCTGGAGACGCGCGCGAGGCCCGCCTCCGCGCAGGCGGCGAGCCAGGCCACGACGACCAGGGCGATGGCGCCCAGGGCGAGTTGCGGATTCATCGGTGGCTTAAGAGACCGTCGGCGCCGGGGACGGGCCGGTCAGGCCCCGCTCCGCGCGCCAGCCGTCCACGATGGCCGCCTGGAGGCCGAACATCTCGGCCTTCTCGTCCGGTTCCTCATGGTCGTAGCCCAGCAGGTGCAGCACGCCGTGGACGGTGAGCAACTGGAGCTCCTCGTCCATGGTGTGCTGCGTGTCGGCTTCCTTGCCCTGTTTCTCGGCGACCTCCGGGCACAGCACGATGTCGCCGAGCAGACCCTGCGGCGGCTCGTCGTCGTCCTTGGACGGCGGGCGCAGCTCGTCCATGGGGAAGGACATGACATCCGTCGGACCCGGGAGGTCCATCCACTGGATGTGGAGCTGCTCCATGGCGTCGGCGTCCACGACGATCACCGAGAGCTCGGAAAGCGGGTGGATGCGCATCCGAGCGAGCGCGTAGCGGGCGATGTCGAGGATCGCCTGCTCGTCGACCTCGGTGCCGGACTCGTTGTTGACGTCGATCGACATGGTGCTGTGTGTGTCTACTTCCCCTTGTGCCCGGACTTGCCGCGGCTGTTGTGCGCGCCGTTCTGGGTGCCGTGCGTGGTGTCGTACTTCTCGTACGCGTCGACGATACGGCCCACCAGCTTGTGCCGGACGACGTCCTGGGACGACAGCCGGGAGAAGTGGACGTCCTCGACGCCGTCCAGGATGTCCTGCACCTGGCGCAGACCGCTCTTCGTCCCGTCGGGAAGGTCGACCTGCGTCACGTCACCCGTGATCACGATCTTCGACTCGAAGCCGAGGCGGGTGAGGAACATCTTCATCTGCTCGGGGCTGGTGTTCTGGGCCTCGTCCAGGATGATGAAGGCGTCGTTGAGCGTACGACCACGCATGTATGCCAGCGGCGCCACCTCGATCGTGCCCGCCGCCATCAGCCGCGGGATCGAGTCCGGGTCGAGCATGTCGTGCAGCGCGTCGTAGAGCGGGCGCAGGTAGGGGTCGATCTTCTCGTAGAGGGTGCCCGGGAGGAAGCCGAGCCGCTCTCCCGCCTCGACCGCGGGGCGGGTCAGGATGATGCGGTTGACCTGCTTGGACTGCAGGGCCTGCACCGCCTTGGCCATCGCCAGGTACGTCTTGCCGGTGCCCGCCGGGCCGATGCCGAAGACGATCGTGTGCTTGTCGATCGCGTCGACGTAGCGCTTCTGGTTGAGCGTCTTGGGGCGGATCGTGCGGCCGCGCGAGGACAGGATGTTCTGCGTGAGCACCTCGGCCGGGGTCTCCTGGCCGTCGCTCTCGCCGTTGTCGCTCGCCTTGAGCATGGCGATCGAGCGTTCCACTGCGTCCTCCGTCATCGGCTGCCCGGTGCGGAGCACCAGCATCATCTCGTCGAACACGCGCGAAATGAGGGCGACGTCCTTCGGGTCGCCGATCGCGCTGATCTCGTTGCCCCGGACGTGGATGTCGGCCGCCGGGAAGGCCTTCTCGATCACGCGCAGGAGGGAGTCGCCGGACCCCAGCACGGTCACCATGGGGTGCTGGGCGGGGACGGTGAACCGCGCTCTCGCCTGCTCCTGCGCGGGGGTGTGGGCTGTGGGTGTCTGAGTCATGGGCCGGCGCTGAAGGCCTGCGGTTCCTCCTCGTCATGGCCGCACAGCTGAGGGCGGCCTCGCGATTCCCAGGGTACGACGGGGGAGTGACAACGCCGTAGGGGTTTTGGGGGCGGGTTGGA
This is a stretch of genomic DNA from Streptomyces hawaiiensis. It encodes these proteins:
- a CDS encoding PhoH family protein, with product MTQTPTAHTPAQEQARARFTVPAQHPMVTVLGSGDSLLRVIEKAFPAADIHVRGNEISAIGDPKDVALISRVFDEMMLVLRTGQPMTEDAVERSIAMLKASDNGESDGQETPAEVLTQNILSSRGRTIRPKTLNQKRYVDAIDKHTIVFGIGPAGTGKTYLAMAKAVQALQSKQVNRIILTRPAVEAGERLGFLPGTLYEKIDPYLRPLYDALHDMLDPDSIPRLMAAGTIEVAPLAYMRGRTLNDAFIILDEAQNTSPEQMKMFLTRLGFESKIVITGDVTQVDLPDGTKSGLRQVQDILDGVEDVHFSRLSSQDVVRHKLVGRIVDAYEKYDTTHGTQNGAHNSRGKSGHKGK
- the ybeY gene encoding rRNA maturation RNase YbeY translates to MSIDVNNESGTEVDEQAILDIARYALARMRIHPLSELSVIVVDADAMEQLHIQWMDLPGPTDVMSFPMDELRPPSKDDDEPPQGLLGDIVLCPEVAEKQGKEADTQHTMDEELQLLTVHGVLHLLGYDHEEPDEKAEMFGLQAAIVDGWRAERGLTGPSPAPTVS